A DNA window from Rhizobium jaguaris contains the following coding sequences:
- a CDS encoding NADH:ubiquinone reductase (Na(+)-transporting) subunit F yields the protein MANAQKLDQPVHTVRLEPVGVEFEVENGETVLNAAFRQGIALPHGCKEGQCSACKCVLLDGEVDLLKYSTFALNDMERDSGHILLCRTIAYSDMEVELLNYDEEVLAKSIAVKSYTGRITKIEKLTHDIRGIEIELGSPIKFWAGQYVDITVTTKDGETITRSFSMANTPRETQELSFIIKKYPQGKFSGELDSGGIELGVAVTVVGPYGTCFRRENREGPLVLVGAGSGMSPVWSILNDHLLSGETRPVYFFYGARTSEDLFHLDRIDELVARHPEVTFIPVLSHAAEDSGWTGERGFVHESVDAKLKELALDGNGDVYACGPPPMIDALQPVLFMNGFESERIFFDKFTTSSGGGTPGH from the coding sequence ATGGCCAATGCGCAAAAATTAGATCAACCGGTTCATACGGTGCGGCTGGAGCCAGTTGGCGTCGAATTCGAGGTGGAAAACGGCGAAACGGTTCTGAACGCTGCCTTCCGCCAGGGCATTGCCCTGCCCCATGGCTGCAAGGAAGGACAATGTTCCGCCTGCAAATGCGTGCTGCTCGACGGCGAAGTCGACCTGCTGAAATATTCGACCTTCGCGCTCAACGATATGGAGAGGGATTCCGGACACATCCTGCTCTGCCGGACGATTGCCTATTCGGACATGGAGGTTGAACTTCTGAATTACGATGAGGAAGTTCTCGCAAAATCGATCGCGGTCAAAAGCTATACGGGCCGGATTACGAAGATCGAAAAGCTGACCCATGACATTCGCGGCATCGAAATCGAGCTCGGTTCGCCAATCAAGTTCTGGGCGGGGCAGTATGTCGACATCACAGTCACCACGAAAGATGGGGAGACGATTACGCGCTCGTTCTCCATGGCAAATACGCCGCGCGAAACCCAAGAACTCTCGTTCATCATCAAAAAATACCCCCAGGGAAAATTCTCCGGAGAGCTCGATTCCGGAGGAATCGAGCTCGGTGTCGCCGTTACCGTCGTCGGACCTTACGGAACCTGTTTCCGGCGCGAAAATCGAGAAGGACCTCTAGTTCTGGTCGGCGCGGGATCCGGCATGTCGCCGGTCTGGTCGATCCTCAACGATCATCTCCTCAGCGGCGAAACACGGCCGGTCTATTTTTTCTACGGCGCGAGAACTAGCGAGGATCTGTTCCATCTCGACAGGATCGACGAGCTCGTCGCTCGGCACCCGGAGGTCACTTTCATTCCGGTGCTTTCGCACGCCGCCGAGGATAGCGGCTGGACGGGCGAGCGCGGCTTCGTTCACGAAAGCGTCGACGCCAAGCTCAAGGAGCTGGCGCTGGACGGCAATGGCGACGTCTATGCCTGCGGCCCTCCGCCGATGATCGATGCTCTGCAGCCGGTCCTTTTCATGAACGGCTTCGAATCCGAACGCATCTTCTTTGACAAATTCACCACTTCGTCCGGAGGAGGAACGCCCGGGCATTAA
- a CDS encoding aromatic/alkene/methane monooxygenase hydroxylase/oxygenase subunit alpha, with product MTMSSLTLNKITSQRGISVGEATKKISDLGWNPTYVQEAMTFPTDYKITKAPRDPMKQVLRSYFPMQEEKDNRVYGALDAALRGDMFRNVEPRWVEWMKLFLAIIPFPEISAARSMAMVARIAPGEDLRTGFTMQMVDEFRHSTIQMNLKKWYMENYIDPAGFDITEEAFGKCYATTIGRQFGEGFITGDVMTSACLYLTVVAETAFTNTLFVAMPSEAARNGDYALPTVFLSVQSDESRHIGNGHSLLMAALKEPENHLLLERDLRYAFWQNHAIVDAAIGTFIEYGTTNRDKNKESYAEMWHRWIFEDYYRTYMLPLEKYGIKVHHDDVHEAWNRITKKNYVHKVAQFFAVGWPVNFWRIEAQREADFEWFEQKYPGWYAEFGDFWKWYDKLSHRGEKIITFNEEVGYVYPHRCWSCLVPAVIREDIVTDEIDGQLHTFAHELDRWTAVEAFADEYQGRPTPAMGRFSGKREWESLYHGWDLADAIKDLNFVRSDGKTLIPQPHLRFDGKDMWTLDDVRGHTLQSPLTLLRQMSPTEREQHLAEYRAGFTITPFN from the coding sequence ATGACGATGTCGTCTTTGACGCTGAACAAGATTACCTCACAGCGCGGTATTTCCGTCGGTGAGGCAACCAAGAAGATTTCCGACCTCGGTTGGAATCCCACCTACGTCCAGGAAGCGATGACGTTTCCGACGGATTACAAGATCACCAAGGCGCCGCGCGATCCGATGAAGCAGGTTCTGCGTTCCTACTTCCCCATGCAGGAAGAAAAGGACAATCGCGTTTACGGCGCTCTCGATGCCGCCCTGCGCGGCGACATGTTCCGCAACGTGGAGCCGCGCTGGGTCGAGTGGATGAAGCTCTTCCTCGCGATCATCCCCTTCCCGGAAATCTCGGCGGCCCGCTCGATGGCGATGGTCGCGCGTATCGCTCCCGGTGAAGACCTGCGTACCGGCTTCACCATGCAGATGGTCGACGAGTTCCGTCACTCGACGATCCAGATGAACCTGAAAAAATGGTACATGGAAAACTACATCGATCCCGCCGGCTTCGACATCACCGAAGAAGCCTTCGGCAAGTGCTATGCCACGACGATCGGACGTCAGTTCGGCGAGGGCTTCATCACCGGCGACGTGATGACCTCCGCGTGCCTGTACCTGACCGTCGTTGCGGAGACCGCATTCACCAACACGCTGTTCGTCGCAATGCCGTCGGAGGCCGCCCGCAATGGCGACTATGCCCTGCCGACCGTCTTCCTGTCGGTTCAGTCCGACGAAAGCCGCCACATCGGCAACGGCCACTCTCTGCTGATGGCCGCGCTGAAGGAGCCGGAAAACCATCTGCTGCTGGAGCGTGACCTGCGCTACGCCTTCTGGCAGAACCACGCGATCGTCGACGCCGCTATCGGCACATTCATCGAATACGGCACCACCAATCGCGACAAGAACAAGGAATCCTATGCGGAAATGTGGCACCGCTGGATTTTCGAGGACTACTACCGCACCTACATGCTGCCCCTCGAAAAATACGGCATCAAGGTTCACCACGACGACGTTCACGAAGCCTGGAACCGCATCACCAAGAAGAACTATGTCCACAAAGTAGCCCAGTTCTTCGCTGTCGGCTGGCCAGTGAACTTCTGGCGTATCGAAGCCCAGCGCGAGGCCGATTTCGAGTGGTTCGAACAGAAATATCCGGGCTGGTATGCAGAGTTCGGCGACTTCTGGAAATGGTATGACAAGCTCAGCCATCGCGGCGAGAAGATCATCACCTTCAACGAAGAGGTCGGCTACGTCTATCCGCATCGCTGCTGGAGCTGCCTCGTTCCGGCGGTCATTCGTGAAGACATCGTCACCGACGAGATCGACGGTCAGCTTCATACCTTCGCGCATGAACTGGACCGCTGGACCGCCGTCGAGGCGTTTGCCGATGAATACCAGGGCCGGCCGACACCCGCGATGGGCCGCTTCAGCGGCAAGCGCGAGTGGGAGTCGCTCTATCACGGCTGGGATCTCGCCGACGCGATCAAGGACCTCAACTTCGTCCGTTCCGATGGCAAGACGCTCATCCCGCAGCCGCATCTGCGTTTCGACGGCAAAGACATGTGGACGCTCGACGATGTCCGCGGCCACACGCTGCAGTCTCCATTGACGCTGCTGCGCCAGATGTCGCCGACCGAGCGCGAGCAGCACCTCGCCGAATACCGTGCTGGCTTCACCATCACGCCGTTCAACTAA
- a CDS encoding WD40 repeat domain-containing protein, with protein sequence MNQQTVPNPGLFDLLAREWQCPAARLCFNDDDTMLAIMGADGAAAIARLADNEPPEARIKIESGQMTISPRQGRPAPLIRTRLQDGAALSACQGGDFLVLTGNGELLRLSRAGMPGDRLVTDKLPIAAFDHNGPAGVTAAMAADRLYLQSESRGVIAEIGFEGQTADILSISDDGAMIALAGTGGLIICRSDTLSRPERLATLPARPLSLQWSADGRWLACGLETGGLRLLDTASGRVANLIDFPGPVGVLGWNRAANALVASGAFRIAGWSMDTPPFDTSAAGALGTGRPGLAVVEAVAAHPANRLVAAGYANGRVVVAQIGSPEELIVRQAGGAVHELRWSNDGNHLALADSLGSVAVVTFPKQLFK encoded by the coding sequence ATGAACCAGCAGACTGTTCCCAATCCCGGGCTGTTCGACTTACTGGCCCGTGAATGGCAATGCCCAGCCGCCCGCCTCTGTTTCAATGATGACGACACGATGCTCGCGATCATGGGCGCTGACGGCGCTGCCGCAATTGCGCGGCTGGCTGACAACGAGCCGCCGGAAGCCCGCATCAAGATCGAGAGCGGACAGATGACCATCAGTCCGCGGCAGGGCAGGCCGGCGCCGCTGATTCGGACGAGGCTGCAGGACGGGGCGGCCCTATCCGCCTGTCAGGGAGGAGACTTCCTCGTCTTGACCGGAAATGGCGAACTCCTTCGCTTGAGCCGTGCCGGCATGCCCGGCGATCGGCTCGTCACGGACAAGCTTCCCATTGCCGCCTTTGATCACAATGGTCCGGCCGGCGTTACGGCGGCCATGGCAGCGGACCGGCTTTACCTGCAGTCCGAGAGCAGGGGGGTGATCGCCGAAATCGGGTTCGAGGGTCAGACGGCCGATATCCTGTCCATTTCCGATGATGGTGCCATGATCGCGCTTGCGGGTACTGGCGGACTCATCATTTGCCGGTCCGATACATTATCCCGACCCGAGCGCCTGGCCACGTTGCCCGCGCGGCCGCTGTCGTTGCAGTGGAGCGCCGACGGCCGGTGGCTGGCATGTGGTCTGGAGACTGGTGGATTGCGTCTGCTCGACACGGCGAGCGGGCGGGTGGCCAATCTCATCGATTTTCCGGGTCCGGTCGGCGTGCTCGGCTGGAACCGCGCGGCCAATGCCCTCGTTGCATCCGGTGCCTTCCGCATCGCCGGATGGTCGATGGACACGCCGCCCTTTGATACGAGCGCGGCGGGTGCACTCGGCACGGGCCGGCCTGGCCTTGCCGTTGTGGAAGCGGTGGCGGCGCATCCCGCCAATCGGCTGGTCGCGGCCGGCTATGCAAATGGTCGGGTTGTCGTCGCACAGATCGGCTCCCCAGAAGAACTGATCGTGCGCCAGGCGGGCGGCGCGGTCCATGAATTGCGATGGAGCAACGACGGCAATCATCTGGCGCTGGCCGACAGTCTCGGCAGTGTCGCCGTCGTCACCTTTCCCAAACAACTCTTCAAGTAG
- a CDS encoding ribbon-helix-helix domain-containing protein, with the protein MSREEKSMMCRMLTTQSRERFIKINRSVRISGHSTSVRLEDAFWRTLEDMAALEGMSTAKLIAELYYEALEQHGSAPNLASVLRTVCLLYREERNMHRDMPRLA; encoded by the coding sequence ATGAGCAGGGAGGAGAAAAGCATGATGTGCAGGATGCTAACGACGCAGAGTCGCGAGCGGTTTATCAAAATCAACCGGTCCGTACGTATCTCCGGACATTCAACCAGCGTGCGTCTGGAAGATGCATTCTGGAGAACGCTGGAGGATATGGCCGCCCTAGAGGGAATGTCGACCGCGAAACTTATCGCCGAACTTTATTACGAAGCGCTGGAGCAGCACGGCAGCGCACCCAATCTGGCCTCCGTGCTCCGCACGGTCTGTCTGCTCTATCGCGAAGAGCGCAACATGCATCGGGACATGCCGCGCCTGGCCTGA
- a CDS encoding NAD(P)-dependent alcohol dehydrogenase: MKAQVLTKYDDALTADQWVSLQNVPDPAISKSTDVIVRIGGAGVCRTDLHIIEGVWRPHMDPNGNDLLPLIMGHENAGWVEAVGKEVEGIKVGDPVIVHPKISGGTCLACRRGFDMHGPGKFPGLDCNGGYSEYLCTSERNIVALPKTLAPKDVAPYADAGLTAYRAIKKATRHLLPGETCVVIGAGGLGHIGIQCLKAMCAADVVVVDKSDASLTLASKVGADKTVKADGNEVEAVLQLTGGQGAEAVIDFVGEKGTTTKGLAMTRPMGSYYVVGYGEDIRVPTVDMVITEKNIIGNLVGTWAELVELMALADRGLVDLTTVEYRLSDANQALRDLHNGKIHGRAVLIP; this comes from the coding sequence ATGAAGGCACAGGTGCTCACGAAATACGACGATGCGCTGACGGCGGACCAATGGGTCTCGCTTCAGAACGTCCCGGATCCCGCCATCAGCAAATCGACGGATGTCATCGTCCGGATCGGTGGAGCGGGCGTCTGCCGTACCGACCTCCACATCATCGAGGGTGTGTGGCGTCCGCACATGGACCCGAACGGCAACGATCTGCTGCCGCTCATCATGGGCCATGAAAATGCTGGCTGGGTGGAAGCGGTCGGCAAGGAGGTCGAAGGCATCAAGGTCGGCGATCCGGTCATCGTCCACCCGAAGATTTCGGGCGGCACGTGCCTCGCCTGCCGCCGGGGTTTCGACATGCACGGTCCGGGAAAATTCCCGGGGCTCGATTGCAACGGCGGTTATTCTGAATACCTCTGCACGTCGGAACGCAACATCGTCGCCCTACCGAAGACGCTGGCGCCCAAGGATGTTGCACCATACGCGGATGCCGGCCTCACGGCCTATCGGGCCATCAAGAAGGCCACCCGGCATCTTCTGCCCGGCGAGACCTGCGTCGTCATCGGCGCCGGCGGTCTCGGTCACATTGGCATCCAGTGCCTCAAGGCGATGTGTGCGGCCGACGTCGTCGTCGTCGACAAGTCCGACGCGTCGCTGACGCTTGCCAGCAAGGTCGGTGCCGACAAGACGGTCAAGGCCGATGGCAACGAGGTGGAAGCCGTGCTGCAGCTGACGGGCGGACAAGGCGCCGAGGCCGTGATCGATTTCGTGGGCGAAAAGGGCACCACGACCAAGGGGCTCGCCATGACTCGCCCCATGGGCAGCTATTACGTCGTCGGCTACGGCGAGGATATCCGCGTGCCGACGGTGGATATGGTCATCACCGAGAAGAACATCATCGGCAATCTGGTCGGCACCTGGGCCGAGCTGGTCGAACTGATGGCACTTGCCGACCGGGGTCTGGTCGATCTGACGACGGTCGAATATCGGCTTTCCGATGCCAATCAGGCGCTCAGGGATCTCCACAACGGCAAGATTCACGGGCGTGCCGTGCTCATCCCCTGA
- a CDS encoding sigma-54-dependent Fis family transcriptional regulator, producing the protein MQHLSGIDRARYALEKGQRIPVGALQPVVAASWQRCRDNGLDPHKPPPQQVISFSDIKRRREAKSAMRHLALAEMQLLYSQIAGSNFMIALADADGVVMDTISDQHFADSEAGRAILPGSVWSEGERGTNALGLAAAIGTSVAIYGREHYFAGHGHLSCMAAPILNPHGEICGLLDASCTHEARQEHTHALVRMAAAQIEKGLVYRECSDSFVFAFHPRVEYLDTLSAGLLSVSPDGCVTSINSRGKVLLAGLPAMLGSHFDTLFEAGFGAAMDGLLNGGCIRIRDRAGSGVFMICRQIGQGRLAARKPVASAVPPLLQKQDMPDFVCDDHSVKRSLGDVSSAAKLRMPMHITGETGTGKELMARHIHRVSGRKGEFVAVNCGAVPEDLFIAEIFGHERGAFTNARTEGAPGLVRSADRGTLFLDEVAEIPLAAQTSLLRFLDSMEVRAVGGQKVDKVDVQIVSATNRDLERMVTERLFRADLYYRLNAFTVHLPPLRARSDFAAIVRYLMEKMAPGMPVTDAAIANLSMRHWQGNIRELKTVLQRALVRRRTDYIDEDCFDEAVPALNSSEDCCEECRRRPLSRAKCQEIRSVYRRTNENVSQTARALGLSRTTVYKHVGSPQGYRTLVE; encoded by the coding sequence ATGCAACATCTGTCGGGTATCGATCGCGCGCGTTATGCGCTTGAGAAGGGCCAGAGGATTCCTGTGGGCGCCCTGCAGCCGGTCGTTGCCGCGAGCTGGCAACGCTGCCGCGACAACGGCCTCGATCCCCACAAGCCGCCGCCGCAACAAGTCATTTCGTTTTCCGATATCAAGCGTAGGCGGGAGGCGAAGTCGGCTATGCGCCATCTGGCCCTGGCGGAAATGCAGCTTCTCTATTCACAAATCGCCGGCTCCAACTTCATGATTGCGCTCGCTGACGCTGACGGTGTCGTGATGGATACGATCAGCGACCAGCATTTCGCCGACAGCGAGGCTGGGCGCGCCATCCTGCCGGGCAGCGTCTGGAGCGAAGGCGAACGCGGCACCAATGCGCTCGGTCTTGCCGCGGCAATTGGAACATCCGTGGCGATCTATGGCCGGGAACATTATTTTGCCGGTCATGGTCATCTGAGTTGCATGGCTGCTCCGATCCTCAATCCGCATGGCGAGATATGTGGTTTGCTCGATGCCTCGTGCACGCATGAGGCACGGCAGGAACATACGCATGCGCTCGTGCGCATGGCGGCAGCGCAGATAGAAAAGGGGCTGGTTTATCGGGAATGCTCCGACAGCTTCGTCTTTGCCTTCCATCCGCGCGTGGAATATCTCGATACTTTGTCCGCTGGCCTCCTATCCGTCTCGCCGGACGGTTGCGTCACGTCGATCAACAGTCGTGGCAAGGTGCTGCTGGCGGGTCTACCCGCTATGCTCGGCAGTCACTTCGACACGCTGTTCGAAGCGGGGTTCGGGGCGGCAATGGACGGCCTTCTCAATGGCGGCTGCATTCGCATCCGCGATCGTGCCGGGAGTGGCGTCTTCATGATCTGCCGGCAGATCGGGCAGGGTCGGCTCGCCGCGCGCAAGCCTGTGGCGTCGGCTGTTCCCCCGTTGCTGCAAAAGCAGGACATGCCGGATTTCGTCTGCGACGACCATAGCGTAAAGCGGTCGCTCGGCGATGTCTCCAGCGCGGCGAAGCTGCGCATGCCCATGCATATTACCGGCGAAACGGGCACCGGAAAGGAATTGATGGCGCGGCACATCCATCGCGTCAGCGGCCGCAAGGGCGAGTTCGTTGCCGTGAATTGTGGCGCTGTGCCTGAGGATCTCTTTATCGCCGAGATATTCGGACATGAACGCGGCGCCTTCACCAATGCGCGGACGGAGGGTGCACCGGGTCTTGTCCGCAGTGCCGATCGGGGAACATTGTTCCTCGATGAGGTGGCGGAAATCCCTCTTGCCGCCCAGACCTCGCTGCTGCGTTTCCTCGACAGCATGGAAGTGCGCGCGGTCGGTGGCCAAAAAGTCGATAAGGTAGACGTGCAGATCGTCTCCGCCACCAACCGCGACCTTGAGCGAATGGTCACCGAGCGGCTGTTCCGCGCCGACCTGTACTACCGGCTCAACGCCTTCACCGTGCATCTGCCTCCGCTCAGAGCACGCAGCGATTTTGCAGCGATTGTGCGCTATCTGATGGAGAAAATGGCGCCCGGCATGCCTGTGACCGATGCAGCGATCGCCAATCTCTCGATGAGGCACTGGCAGGGCAATATCCGCGAACTAAAGACGGTGTTGCAGCGAGCGCTGGTACGGCGACGTACCGATTATATCGATGAGGATTGCTTTGACGAAGCCGTGCCTGCCTTAAATTCGTCTGAGGACTGCTGCGAGGAATGCCGGCGCCGCCCGCTCAGCCGTGCGAAATGCCAGGAGATACGCTCGGTCTATCGCAGGACCAATGAGAACGTCTCGCAGACCGCCCGCGCCCTCGGCCTTTCCCGGACGACGGTGTACAAACATGTCGGCTCACCGCAGGGATATCGGACGCTCGTGGAATAG